One part of the Paenibacillus silvisoli genome encodes these proteins:
- a CDS encoding EAL domain-containing protein: MAEAQRKQQEKDRGLLYREMADRLVPYYQPILALDTRRIMGYEALGRIRTEDGVRSVGPFFADKTVSMAEQIRVDRLLREQALARFALAASDSEQSKLFINLKPSWIYQTFAATGELPTLRLLEKYAIDPRRIVIEITEESFLGPMEQLRAVVDLYRERGCLIAIDDVGSGFSSMDRIAQIEPHILKIDIHMLQQSERHSGYYGVMRSFSTLADQIGASLLVEGVETEQDLERAIEIGARYVQGFLFAPASASFLPPDAFGALLEAGLHRRRSRLLQVERHWSAEAERLQHVVEAVWRRACGGDGVIDEAADEFIELLLRELELELELAVTVAVAVDSRCHRLYLCSKDGIQLSSNYKRESGGTWSKEPQYRGRNWSWRPYFVPLSNQFADRPRAAVSQTYTDLDSFDRIRTISVPVGDGCILFVDAAELEGER, from the coding sequence ATGGCGGAAGCGCAGCGCAAGCAGCAGGAGAAGGATCGTGGACTGCTTTATAGGGAGATGGCTGACCGGCTGGTGCCGTATTATCAGCCCATTCTCGCTTTGGATACAAGACGCATTATGGGCTACGAGGCGCTGGGGCGCATTCGGACGGAAGACGGGGTGCGCAGCGTCGGCCCGTTCTTTGCGGACAAAACGGTCTCGATGGCGGAGCAAATCCGCGTGGATCGGCTGCTGCGAGAGCAGGCGCTGGCGAGGTTCGCGTTGGCGGCTTCCGATTCGGAGCAGAGTAAGCTGTTCATTAACTTGAAGCCGTCGTGGATTTATCAGACCTTTGCCGCGACCGGCGAGCTGCCGACCTTGCGGCTTCTGGAGAAGTACGCGATCGATCCGCGGCGTATCGTCATCGAGATTACGGAGGAGTCGTTTCTGGGGCCGATGGAGCAGTTGCGCGCGGTGGTCGATTTGTACCGCGAGCGGGGGTGTCTGATTGCCATCGATGATGTCGGCAGCGGTTTTAGCAGCATGGACCGGATCGCGCAGATTGAGCCGCATATTCTGAAGATCGACATTCACATGCTGCAGCAGAGCGAGCGGCACAGCGGGTACTACGGCGTCATGCGCTCGTTCTCAACGCTTGCCGATCAGATCGGTGCCTCGCTGCTCGTAGAAGGTGTCGAGACGGAGCAGGACTTGGAGCGTGCGATCGAGATTGGTGCGCGGTATGTGCAGGGGTTTCTGTTTGCGCCCGCGTCGGCGTCGTTCCTGCCGCCGGATGCCTTCGGGGCGCTGCTGGAAGCGGGGCTGCATCGCCGCCGCTCGCGGCTGCTGCAGGTGGAGCGGCACTGGAGCGCGGAAGCGGAGCGGCTGCAGCATGTGGTTGAAGCGGTTTGGCGTCGGGCTTGTGGCGGGGACGGCGTGATTGATGAGGCGGCGGATGAGTTTATCGAGCTGCTTCTGAGGGAGCTGGAGTTGGAGCTGGAATTGGCAGTAACGGTTGCGGTGGCGGTGGATTCGCGGTGTCATCGTCTGTACTTGTGCAGCAAGGACGGCATCCAGCTCAGCTCCAACTACAAGCGGGAAAGCGGGGGCACGTGGAGCAAGGAGCCGCAGTATCGTGGGCGTAACTGGAGCTGGCGGCCTTATTTTGTCCCGTTGTCCAATCAGTTCGCGGATCGGCCGCGGGCGGCGGTGTCGCAGACGTACACCGATCTGGATTCGTTTGACCGGATTCGGACGATTTCCGTGCCGGTCGGGGATGGCTGCATCCTGTTCGTGGACGCCGCCGAGCTTGAAGGCGAACGTTAA
- a CDS encoding NAD(P)H-binding protein: MTAGYRALLVGATGLVGSALLRRLLNDGRCTAVTILVRRPLRPSPDGHGANRKLTVLTADFDRLDEALADVEADVVFCALGTTIKKAKTQEAFRQVDLEYPAALGEWAKQHGAESFIVVSAMGANASSTIFYNRVKGEMEAQLSALGLRELHIVRPSLLLGKREEFRPGEQVAVWLSPLLKLVMQGKLRVYRPVEAEQVAAFMADLAAARSWNGMEIVKIYENDAIHATIQL; this comes from the coding sequence ATGACGGCAGGCTATCGCGCGCTGCTGGTCGGCGCCACTGGGTTGGTGGGCTCGGCTTTGCTGCGCCGGCTGCTGAACGACGGCAGATGCACCGCCGTTACGATTCTCGTTCGCAGGCCGCTTCGTCCTTCGCCGGACGGCCACGGAGCGAACCGGAAGCTGACCGTGCTGACGGCTGATTTTGACCGGCTGGATGAAGCGTTGGCGGACGTTGAAGCGGACGTCGTCTTCTGCGCGCTCGGCACGACGATCAAGAAGGCGAAGACGCAGGAAGCGTTTCGCCAGGTTGACCTTGAATATCCGGCGGCACTCGGCGAGTGGGCGAAGCAGCACGGCGCAGAATCGTTTATCGTCGTGTCGGCCATGGGCGCGAACGCGTCTTCGACGATTTTCTATAACCGGGTGAAGGGCGAGATGGAAGCGCAGCTGTCGGCGCTCGGTTTGCGGGAGCTTCACATTGTCCGTCCTTCGCTGCTGCTTGGGAAGCGGGAGGAATTCCGGCCTGGGGAGCAGGTCGCGGTATGGCTTAGTCCGCTGCTGAAGCTCGTGATGCAAGGGAAGCTGCGCGTATATCGGCCTGTTGAGGCGGAGCAAGTTGCTGCTTTCATGGCCGATCTGGCGGCAGCTCGCAGCTGGAATGGGATGGAAATTGTAAAAATCTATGAAAATGACGCGATTCACGCTACAATACAGCTATAA
- a CDS encoding Mur ligase family protein produces the protein MTRLQELLQATAVEGSYRPDAELEVNGISYHSQKVSPGDLFVCITGYSTDGHKYLPDAVKSGAAAAIVERIQEDIEIPQYVVPNSRIAMAQLADAFYGHPSSKLKMIGITATNGKTSTTYMTNAILEQHGLKTGLIGTVVIKIDDEKIPSELTTPESLDLQSYLKQMVDRDVTHVSMEVSSAALESHRVETVDYDIVCFNNLSREHIDSHGTFEKYFEAKASLIRGAGEHSSAVLNLDNEHAASLVGETRANVVTYGLKSREGTLYCKDLDLSTGRAKFTVEILKPFKGDGVEYVPGEFRVELRIPGLHSVYNSMAAIAIALLCGIPVATIQEALRTFGGVERRFEFIYEDEFIIVDDHFANPGNIDVTLETLRYMDYEQCHFVYAIRGHRGPIINRENAEAIVKWMNRLEMRDIIATRSASHVNKNNTVSDEEADVFLEVMQGAGIEVKLYNELPDAIAFALSKAGRGDLILLAGCQGMDPGAEIALNMLKATNND, from the coding sequence ATGACTAGATTACAGGAGCTGCTTCAAGCAACGGCGGTTGAAGGCTCGTACCGGCCGGATGCGGAGCTTGAGGTAAACGGTATTTCCTATCATTCGCAGAAGGTGTCGCCCGGCGATCTCTTCGTCTGCATTACCGGGTACAGCACGGACGGGCATAAATATTTGCCTGACGCGGTGAAGAGCGGCGCCGCGGCTGCCATCGTGGAGCGTATTCAAGAGGATATCGAGATTCCGCAATATGTGGTGCCGAACAGCCGGATCGCAATGGCGCAGCTGGCGGACGCGTTCTACGGCCACCCTTCCTCGAAGCTGAAGATGATCGGCATTACGGCTACTAACGGTAAGACAAGCACTACATATATGACGAACGCGATTCTGGAGCAGCACGGGCTGAAAACGGGGCTGATCGGCACGGTCGTCATTAAGATCGACGACGAGAAAATTCCGTCCGAGCTGACGACGCCGGAATCGCTCGACCTGCAGTCTTACTTGAAGCAGATGGTTGACCGCGACGTGACGCATGTCAGCATGGAGGTTTCCTCGGCTGCGCTGGAGTCGCACCGGGTCGAGACGGTCGATTACGATATCGTTTGCTTTAACAACCTGAGCCGCGAGCATATTGATTCGCACGGCACGTTCGAGAAGTATTTTGAAGCTAAAGCAAGCTTGATTCGAGGGGCCGGCGAGCACAGCTCGGCGGTGCTGAACTTGGACAACGAGCATGCGGCATCGCTGGTCGGCGAGACGCGCGCCAATGTGGTTACGTACGGGCTGAAAAGCCGTGAAGGCACGCTGTATTGCAAGGATTTGGACCTGTCCACCGGACGAGCCAAATTCACCGTTGAAATCCTGAAGCCGTTCAAAGGGGATGGCGTCGAGTACGTCCCTGGCGAGTTCCGCGTGGAGCTGCGCATCCCGGGACTGCATTCGGTGTACAACTCCATGGCGGCGATCGCGATTGCGCTGCTGTGCGGCATCCCTGTGGCGACGATTCAAGAAGCGCTGCGTACGTTCGGCGGGGTAGAAAGGCGATTCGAATTCATCTACGAGGATGAGTTCATTATCGTGGACGACCATTTTGCCAATCCCGGCAACATTGACGTGACGTTGGAGACGCTGCGCTATATGGATTACGAGCAGTGCCATTTCGTCTATGCGATCCGCGGCCATCGCGGTCCGATCATCAATCGCGAGAATGCGGAAGCGATCGTGAAATGGATGAACCGTCTGGAGATGCGCGACATTATCGCGACTCGCAGCGCGTCCCACGTGAACAAGAACAACACGGTCTCCGACGAGGAGGCGGATGTGTTCTTGGAGGTTATGCAGGGAGCGGGCATCGAGGTGAAGCTGTACAACGAGCTGCCGGATGCGATCGCGTTTGCGCTGTCGAAGGCCGGCCGCGGCGACTTGATCCTGCTGGCAGGCTGCCAAGGCATGGATCCGGGCGCGGAAATCGCGCTGAATATGCTGAAGGCTACCAATAACGATTAA
- a CDS encoding 4a-hydroxytetrahydrobiopterin dehydratase, with protein MEKMPVEAANEAIASLAGWSRQDEKWMQGSYRFPTFIEAIAFVGKVAAIAEEMNHHPFIGIDYKKVTLRLTTWHAGGLTELDMQSARRYNEAFESSSAPGNG; from the coding sequence ATGGAAAAGATGCCGGTGGAAGCGGCGAACGAGGCGATTGCGTCGCTTGCCGGCTGGTCGCGCCAGGATGAGAAGTGGATGCAGGGCAGCTACCGGTTTCCCACGTTCATAGAGGCAATCGCCTTCGTCGGGAAAGTGGCAGCCATTGCGGAGGAAATGAATCATCACCCGTTCATCGGCATCGATTATAAGAAAGTGACGCTGCGGTTAACGACATGGCATGCGGGGGGCTTAACGGAGCTCGATATGCAGTCGGCACGGCGTTATAATGAAGCGTTTGAATCGTCGTCGGCTCCCGGGAACGGGTAG
- the tadA gene encoding tRNA adenosine(34) deaminase TadA: MTAELDYFRDEDYKWMQEAIKEAKKAEAIGEVPIGAVIVKNGEIIGRGYNLRETNLDPTAHAEMIAIREASARLNAWRLLDCTLYVTLEPCPMCAGALVQSRIRKVVFGTTDPKAGCAGTLMNLLQEPRFNHETELLGGLLKQECSDLLTLFFRRLRGRI, encoded by the coding sequence ATGACAGCAGAGCTGGATTATTTTCGAGACGAGGATTACAAGTGGATGCAGGAGGCGATCAAGGAAGCGAAGAAAGCCGAAGCGATCGGTGAGGTGCCCATCGGGGCGGTCATTGTAAAGAACGGGGAAATTATCGGAAGAGGCTATAATCTGCGGGAAACGAACTTGGATCCAACCGCGCATGCGGAGATGATCGCCATTCGGGAGGCAAGCGCGCGCTTAAACGCGTGGAGGCTGCTGGATTGCACGCTCTACGTCACGCTGGAGCCTTGTCCAATGTGCGCAGGCGCGCTTGTGCAGAGCCGGATTCGAAAAGTTGTGTTCGGCACAACCGACCCGAAGGCGGGCTGTGCCGGCACATTAATGAACTTGCTGCAGGAGCCGCGTTTCAATCATGAGACGGAATTGCTTGGCGGCTTGCTGAAGCAAGAATGCTCGGATTTGCTAACCCTGTTTTTCCGTCGGCTGAGAGGGCGTATCTAG
- the motA gene encoding flagellar motor stator protein MotA → MEKSTLIGIVLGLVAVLLGMTLKGAPIGNLVNPAAFVIIIVGTAASLFIGFPLSELKKFPKLIKMIFVEQKLLPREEVIALFMEWATITRREGLLALESKVDEIPDPFLRNGMRMIIDGNDQDLVRDVLLEDIAATEERHRAGALIFSQAGMYAPTLGVLGAVIGLIAALADMSDMEKLAHAIAAAFVATLLGIFTGYVLWHPISNKLKRLSKREVELRLMMVEGLLSIQSGVSTIAINQKLSVFLTPTERYILSQKGAEGVEQKA, encoded by the coding sequence ATGGAAAAATCTACTCTTATTGGCATCGTGCTTGGACTCGTAGCCGTTCTGCTAGGCATGACGCTGAAAGGCGCGCCGATCGGCAACCTGGTCAACCCGGCCGCGTTTGTTATCATCATCGTCGGTACAGCCGCTTCGCTCTTCATCGGCTTCCCGCTCAGCGAGCTGAAGAAGTTTCCGAAGCTGATCAAAATGATCTTCGTCGAGCAAAAGCTGCTGCCCCGCGAGGAAGTCATCGCCCTCTTCATGGAATGGGCAACCATCACTCGCCGCGAAGGCTTGCTTGCGCTCGAGTCTAAAGTCGACGAAATTCCGGATCCGTTCCTTCGCAACGGCATGCGGATGATTATAGACGGCAATGACCAAGACCTCGTCCGCGACGTGCTGCTTGAAGATATTGCCGCAACCGAAGAACGCCACCGCGCCGGCGCGCTCATCTTCTCGCAGGCCGGCATGTACGCGCCTACGCTCGGGGTACTCGGGGCCGTAATCGGTCTGATCGCCGCGCTGGCCGACATGAGCGACATGGAGAAGCTTGCTCATGCGATCGCAGCCGCGTTCGTTGCTACACTTCTAGGTATATTCACCGGTTATGTTTTATGGCACCCGATTTCCAACAAGTTGAAGCGGCTTTCCAAGCGCGAAGTCGAACTGCGTCTCATGATGGTCGAAGGCCTGCTGTCCATCCAGTCCGGCGTGTCCACGATTGCGATTAACCAGAAGCTTTCGGTGTTCCTGACGCCGACGGAACGCTACATCTTGAGCCAGAAGGGAGCGGAGGGCGTTGAGCAAAAAGCATAA
- the motB gene encoding flagellar motor protein MotB: MSKKHKKEHHEEHADETWLIPYADLLTLLLALFIVLYAMSSTDSKKFQDMSKAFNIAFSSGIGVLEQSAVITNANQFEDTTDSRRHEDTKDMSREENLEALKQKEQQDLEKLKKQVDNYIKSNGLTTQLDTKLNLSQLTITISDSSLFAPGSAKVKPESRKLAVNISNMLQNYPDYQVEVSGHTDNVPMKSPEFESNWDLSSMRALKFLNIMLINKKLDPHLFKTIGYGEYHPVASNTTAEGRSKNRRVEVSIMRKYTDTSNTTTISTTTETAAKK, from the coding sequence TTGAGCAAAAAGCATAAGAAAGAACACCACGAGGAACACGCCGACGAAACCTGGCTGATCCCGTATGCCGACCTCCTTACCCTATTACTCGCCTTATTTATCGTATTGTATGCCATGAGCTCGACCGATTCGAAGAAATTTCAAGATATGAGCAAGGCGTTCAACATCGCGTTCAGCAGCGGCATCGGCGTGCTGGAGCAATCCGCGGTCATCACGAACGCCAATCAGTTCGAGGATACGACGGACTCAAGACGCCACGAAGATACGAAGGATATGTCCCGGGAAGAGAATCTGGAGGCATTGAAGCAGAAAGAGCAACAGGATCTGGAGAAGCTGAAGAAGCAGGTCGACAATTACATCAAGTCGAATGGCTTGACGACCCAGCTCGATACGAAGCTGAACCTGTCCCAGCTGACCATCACCATCAGCGACAGCTCCTTGTTCGCTCCGGGCAGCGCGAAGGTCAAGCCGGAGTCGCGCAAGCTGGCGGTCAACATTTCCAACATGCTGCAGAACTACCCGGATTACCAGGTTGAAGTATCCGGCCATACCGACAACGTGCCAATGAAAAGTCCGGAATTCGAGTCCAACTGGGATTTGAGCTCCATGCGGGCGCTGAAGTTTCTGAATATCATGCTGATCAACAAGAAGCTTGACCCTCATCTATTCAAAACGATCGGCTATGGAGAATACCATCCGGTCGCGTCCAATACGACGGCCGAAGGCCGTTCCAAGAACCGCCGCGTCGAAGTCTCCATCATGCGGAAATACACGGATACGTCAAACACGACGACGATATCGACGACAACCGAGACCGCCGCAAAGAAATAA
- a CDS encoding GNAT family N-acetyltransferase → MSTSTSTSSQPASAAKYTLNVVPLSDALAEELSAWRYEPPFDFYNWSTWKVMQQLGIEFGDAYIRQQQYAAVTDDNGALIGFAQFFPILGVTRIGLGLRPDLCGQGQGLGITLVQAIVKEAIRRAPDDEIDLEVHVWNTRAIRTYERAGFIITDTYEKPTAAGDVTVHCMSYTHTSS, encoded by the coding sequence ATGAGCACCAGCACTAGTACTAGCAGTCAACCCGCATCTGCGGCAAAATACACCCTCAACGTCGTACCGCTCTCCGACGCGCTCGCCGAGGAGCTCAGCGCCTGGCGCTATGAACCGCCCTTCGACTTCTACAACTGGTCGACATGGAAGGTCATGCAGCAGCTCGGCATCGAGTTCGGCGACGCCTACATCCGCCAGCAGCAATATGCTGCGGTCACGGACGACAATGGCGCCTTAATCGGCTTCGCACAGTTTTTCCCGATTCTCGGCGTGACGCGAATTGGGCTCGGCTTGCGGCCGGATCTGTGCGGACAAGGGCAAGGACTAGGCATTACCCTCGTGCAGGCGATCGTCAAAGAAGCGATTCGACGCGCTCCAGACGATGAAATCGACCTAGAGGTTCACGTTTGGAACACGCGCGCCATCCGCACGTACGAGCGAGCTGGATTCATCATCACCGACACGTACGAGAAGCCAACCGCCGCCGGCGATGTCACCGTCCACTGCATGAGCTACACGCATACGAGCAGCTAA
- a CDS encoding DUF378 domain-containing protein, with the protein MKVLNVVSLLVLILGGLNWLVIGLFEYDVVSEVFDGSDSVGAKIVYIIVGLAALYSLSFFSKVSSDD; encoded by the coding sequence ATGAAGGTTTTGAACGTCGTCAGCTTATTAGTCCTGATCCTCGGCGGCTTGAACTGGCTGGTCATCGGTCTATTTGAGTATGATGTCGTGTCAGAAGTTTTTGACGGGTCAGATTCCGTTGGCGCCAAGATCGTGTACATTATCGTCGGGTTAGCTGCGCTCTACAGCTTATCCTTCTTCTCCAAAGTGTCGTCAGACGATTAA
- the rluF gene encoding 23S rRNA pseudouridine(2604) synthase RluF codes for MRINKFISETGYCSRREADKLVETGRVTINGVTAELGSQAELGDDVRIDGNSLGSQKSHVYIALNKPVGITSTTEADVDGNIVDYIGHPERIFPIGRLDKDSEGLILLTNDGDIVNRILRAEGKHEKEYIVTVDRPVTPRFLKAMSEGVRILGTMTLPCKVVKENDRVFRITLTEGKNRQIRRMCSAFGYNVRKLRRVRIMNIHLGQLANGKWRDLTSNELKELFALLNYG; via the coding sequence TTGAGGATTAACAAGTTTATTAGCGAAACCGGTTATTGCTCCAGACGCGAGGCGGATAAGCTCGTGGAGACGGGGCGCGTAACGATTAATGGCGTAACGGCCGAGCTTGGCAGCCAGGCTGAGCTGGGCGACGATGTAAGGATCGACGGCAATTCGCTCGGTTCTCAGAAGAGTCACGTGTATATCGCGCTGAACAAGCCGGTCGGCATCACGAGCACGACCGAAGCGGATGTCGATGGCAATATTGTCGATTACATCGGTCATCCGGAGCGGATTTTCCCGATCGGCCGTCTGGATAAGGATTCGGAAGGCCTTATTCTGCTGACCAATGACGGCGATATCGTCAATCGGATTTTGCGGGCGGAAGGCAAGCATGAAAAGGAGTACATCGTGACGGTGGACAGGCCGGTCACGCCGCGGTTCTTGAAGGCGATGAGCGAAGGTGTTCGCATTCTGGGGACGATGACGCTGCCCTGCAAGGTTGTGAAGGAGAACGATCGCGTCTTCCGCATCACGTTAACCGAGGGGAAGAACCGGCAAATCCGGCGGATGTGCTCGGCGTTCGGCTACAATGTCCGGAAGCTGCGCCGCGTGCGCATTATGAATATTCACTTGGGCCAGCTGGCGAACGGCAAATGGCGGGATCTGACGAGCAACGAGCTGAAGGAGCTTTTCGCGCTGCTTAATTACGGCTAA
- a CDS encoding ATP-binding protein, whose translation MKTKLSVMISLIVFVLLVLNVILNEYSTRVNLRSDIQLKMMSISQQVASNVLQNTREVEFVQTVLSDKMKLASFSASTQLPRRAADVTHEQLKQVADQLGVATMSLLKQNGDQYAVVQSTDTQEIGDTVNVWSTRSVRPIEQETLGYQFWIGADKLTLTENSVLGQESFYSDMNLDYVIRCYMKSDQFTDIRSISHTGSFLTELKTGNPTILEITGFNPALFGQEPVKEIPTIMNIELLKEQSVPFGTYEYKELEKDKNDIKESLQGKMVFRESTIKGQEVIKSFIAVKEPVPYVIGLVLDKKPIMKLTDEQRNNQIFISIVLLIIVVFCSYWLSDILLRPVRSILWKVNEVSFGRFDNTIEVRRKDELGQLAQRVNAMSKNLNIYMTKLKMAFEENRSMKEYLESFINHTTDAIHVVDLDGRITQVNRAFEQLFEYTTDEAVGRMLMLVPDHLQEEEQETMEQLKSGKPLTARETTRVTKSGEWISVSVTTSPIRDKHGELRAIASITRDMTSRNKMEELLRRSEKLTTVGQLAAGVAHEIRNPLTTLRGFLQLQMETSKLNTRHVDLMLSELDRINLIVGEFLILAKPQATRFEVKDVRFILGDVISLLDSQAHLCNIVFETYFDQDDCRISCEENQLKQVFINVLKNAIEAMHNGGRITIEAKRNDSQHICVSITDEGIGIPEERIAKLGDPFYTDKDMGTGLGIMVSQRIIQTHQGTLEIKSKVNVGTTVIITLPQLRELALEA comes from the coding sequence GTGAAAACGAAACTATCGGTCATGATTTCACTTATTGTATTCGTACTGCTGGTTCTAAATGTGATTCTGAACGAATATTCGACGCGGGTCAATCTAAGAAGCGACATTCAGCTCAAAATGATGTCCATCAGCCAACAGGTCGCATCCAACGTCCTCCAAAATACGAGAGAGGTGGAGTTCGTACAAACCGTCCTGTCGGATAAAATGAAGCTGGCCTCGTTCTCTGCATCCACCCAGCTGCCGCGCCGCGCGGCGGACGTCACCCACGAGCAGCTCAAGCAGGTGGCCGATCAGCTGGGCGTAGCGACGATGTCGCTGCTGAAGCAGAACGGCGATCAGTATGCGGTTGTGCAATCGACCGATACGCAGGAGATCGGCGACACGGTCAATGTGTGGTCGACGCGCAGCGTACGTCCGATCGAGCAGGAGACGCTTGGCTATCAGTTCTGGATCGGGGCGGACAAGCTGACGTTGACGGAAAATTCCGTGCTCGGTCAAGAAAGCTTTTATTCGGATATGAACCTGGACTACGTCATCCGCTGTTACATGAAGAGCGACCAGTTCACCGACATCCGAAGTATTTCGCATACGGGATCATTTTTGACGGAATTGAAGACGGGTAATCCCACCATTCTCGAGATCACCGGATTTAATCCGGCGTTATTCGGGCAAGAGCCGGTGAAAGAGATCCCGACCATCATGAATATCGAATTGCTGAAGGAGCAGTCCGTTCCGTTCGGCACTTATGAATATAAGGAATTAGAGAAGGATAAGAACGATATTAAGGAATCGCTGCAGGGCAAAATGGTGTTTCGCGAATCGACCATTAAGGGGCAGGAAGTCATCAAGAGCTTCATCGCGGTTAAAGAGCCCGTCCCTTACGTCATCGGGCTGGTGCTGGATAAAAAGCCGATTATGAAGCTGACGGACGAGCAGCGGAACAATCAGATTTTTATTTCGATCGTCCTGCTCATCATCGTGGTCTTCTGCAGCTATTGGCTGTCGGATATTTTGCTGCGGCCGGTCCGCTCCATTCTGTGGAAGGTCAACGAGGTGTCGTTCGGCCGGTTCGATAACACGATTGAAGTGAGGCGCAAGGACGAGCTGGGGCAGCTGGCGCAGCGCGTCAATGCGATGTCGAAAAACTTAAACATCTATATGACGAAGCTGAAAATGGCGTTCGAAGAGAACCGTTCCATGAAAGAGTATTTGGAATCCTTCATTAATCATACGACCGACGCCATCCACGTGGTTGATCTGGACGGACGCATTACCCAAGTGAACCGCGCCTTTGAGCAGCTGTTCGAGTATACGACAGATGAAGCCGTCGGCCGCATGCTGATGCTTGTACCGGATCATCTTCAAGAGGAAGAGCAGGAGACGATGGAGCAGCTCAAATCGGGCAAGCCGTTGACCGCCCGCGAGACGACGCGCGTTACGAAAAGCGGCGAGTGGATCTCCGTCAGCGTCACCACGTCGCCGATTCGCGACAAGCATGGCGAGCTTCGCGCCATTGCCAGCATTACGCGGGACATGACGAGCCGCAACAAGATGGAGGAGCTGCTGCGCCGTTCGGAGAAGCTGACGACGGTCGGCCAGCTGGCCGCTGGCGTTGCGCATGAGATTCGCAATCCGCTGACGACGCTTCGCGGATTTCTGCAGCTGCAGATGGAGACGTCGAAGCTCAATACGCGTCACGTCGATCTGATGCTGTCGGAGCTCGACCGGATTAACCTGATCGTCGGCGAGTTTCTTATTTTGGCGAAGCCGCAGGCGACGCGCTTCGAGGTGAAGGATGTGCGCTTCATCCTCGGCGATGTCATCTCGCTGCTCGACAGCCAGGCGCATCTGTGCAATATCGTGTTCGAGACCTATTTTGACCAAGACGATTGTCGGATATCCTGTGAAGAGAACCAGCTGAAGCAAGTATTCATCAATGTGCTCAAGAACGCGATCGAAGCGATGCATAATGGCGGCCGGATCACGATTGAGGCTAAGCGGAATGATTCTCAGCACATCTGCGTATCCATAACGGACGAAGGCATCGGCATTCCCGAGGAGCGGATAGCCAAGCTGGGCGACCCGTTCTATACCGACAAGGATATGGGGACGGGACTCGGCATCATGGTCAGCCAGCGCATCATTCAGACGCACCAAGGGACGCTGGAAATCAAGAGCAAGGTGAATGTCGGCACGACGGTGATCATTACGCTGCCGCAGCTGAGGGAGCTGGCTCTTGAGGCTTAG
- the cuyB gene encoding cysteate racemase — translation MEHKRRLGVLGGMGPKATSVFIDQIIESTVADRDQDHIDMVILNHASLPDRTHVILENSPEQFLREIEKDIRLLEYAEVANIAIPCNTAHYYVDEMQRMTSIPIINMVEESMKVIHDAYGDGCKVGILATNGTLHSGIYSESALKYNMVPHLPADAVQQEIMNIIYRDIKRGVQTNPAELEAIIRLLIEEDGCQCIIIACTELSIIPLSGEIKQRCVDAMDVLVKRSIELSL, via the coding sequence ATGGAACATAAACGGCGGTTAGGTGTGCTAGGCGGAATGGGGCCGAAGGCGACGAGCGTATTTATCGATCAAATTATCGAGAGTACGGTTGCGGACAGGGATCAGGATCATATCGATATGGTCATCTTGAATCATGCGTCGCTGCCGGATCGGACCCATGTTATTCTTGAAAATAGTCCCGAACAGTTTCTGCGCGAAATCGAGAAAGATATCCGGCTGCTGGAATATGCCGAAGTAGCGAATATCGCGATTCCGTGCAACACCGCTCACTACTACGTGGATGAGATGCAGCGGATGACGAGCATTCCGATCATCAACATGGTGGAAGAGTCGATGAAGGTCATTCACGACGCGTACGGAGACGGCTGCAAGGTCGGTATCCTCGCGACGAACGGAACGCTGCACAGCGGCATTTACAGCGAGTCGGCGCTCAAGTACAACATGGTGCCCCACTTGCCGGCAGATGCCGTTCAACAAGAAATTATGAATATCATCTATCGCGACATTAAGCGCGGCGTCCAGACGAACCCCGCGGAGCTGGAAGCGATTATCCGGCTTCTGATTGAGGAAGACGGCTGCCAGTGCATCATAATCGCTTGTACCGAGCTTTCGATTATTCCGCTTAGCGGCGAGATCAAGCAGCGCTGCGTCGATGCGATGGACGTGCTGGTGAAGAGGTCGATTGAGCTTTCGTTATAA
- a CDS encoding aspartyl-phosphate phosphatase Spo0E family protein, whose amino-acid sequence MILLHELQVLRIQLFEMAEARGSLTDPEVLAISEAADKLIVMLQQIQRAEMIRVVSTRYALSADGKTGLANPSILASASRQAIPSHD is encoded by the coding sequence ATGATACTACTCCACGAGTTGCAGGTGCTTCGCATCCAGCTGTTCGAAATGGCCGAAGCCCGCGGAAGCTTAACGGACCCTGAGGTGCTTGCCATAAGCGAAGCGGCGGACAAGCTGATCGTCATGCTGCAGCAGATTCAAAGAGCCGAAATGATCCGCGTCGTTTCCACTAGATACGCCCTCTCAGCCGACGGAAAAACAGGGTTAGCAAATCCGAGCATTCTTGCTTCAGCAAGCCGCCAAGCAATTCCGTCTCATGATTGA